In a single window of the Nitrospira sp. MA-1 genome:
- a CDS encoding multiheme c-type cytochrome yields MRGGILLLLGCFLLAMPPQASVASESSLNKKPIEKSFPNSEKCKRCHLRVFDEWEASAQSRSIVTAAFRVTLDKFLASSDKKDHAMCFRCHAPHILEYGDHLPHFIKEVQSKDPRMDGVGCPQCHLIQDVDMNSHPPTPTFQLGTTIFGGYDKAAENLAHQSQKLELYRESKFCVTCHDSLPKITDSAKDLPGWLGSWEKTNAETSGKPCQTCHMPEAVDESANGEKVRKVANHSFPGRFGKVRADAVTLDFSTEASAETSQVQVNIQSLVPHNLPLPHPGWSRVVVDLSIFGKNLKKVYNEQRFYERTFGNTEGKETVFDFEAKKVLHDTLLKPEEMRVEVFTFPTPKDAPSMDVVVTLTYAPVHGPQDFLEKVEEEAALGQKDKAFQSVQIAQKKMNIPLKK; encoded by the coding sequence ATGAGGGGGGGGATATTGTTGTTGTTGGGATGTTTTCTGCTGGCGATGCCTCCTCAGGCCTCTGTGGCAAGTGAATCGTCTTTAAACAAAAAACCAATAGAAAAATCATTTCCCAATTCTGAAAAATGTAAACGTTGTCATCTTCGAGTCTTTGATGAATGGGAAGCTTCGGCTCAATCGCGTTCTATTGTGACTGCCGCTTTCCGGGTCACCCTGGACAAATTTCTCGCTTCATCCGATAAAAAAGACCATGCAATGTGTTTTCGTTGTCACGCTCCGCACATTCTTGAATATGGCGACCATCTGCCTCATTTTATTAAAGAGGTTCAATCAAAGGATCCACGGATGGATGGAGTCGGATGTCCGCAATGCCATCTTATTCAGGATGTAGACATGAATTCGCATCCTCCAACGCCAACATTCCAATTGGGAACAACAATTTTTGGAGGATATGATAAAGCCGCTGAGAATTTGGCACATCAATCACAGAAGCTGGAACTCTATCGAGAGTCTAAATTCTGCGTGACCTGTCACGATTCCCTTCCAAAGATCACGGACTCTGCCAAGGACCTCCCTGGTTGGCTAGGATCTTGGGAAAAAACTAACGCTGAAACCAGTGGGAAACCCTGTCAAACCTGTCATATGCCAGAGGCAGTTGATGAATCTGCAAATGGAGAGAAGGTCAGGAAGGTCGCCAATCACAGCTTCCCTGGTAGGTTCGGAAAGGTCCGTGCGGATGCTGTTACCTTGGACTTTTCGACTGAAGCCTCCGCCGAAACTTCTCAAGTCCAGGTCAATATTCAGAGCCTGGTCCCACATAATTTGCCTTTGCCGCATCCTGGGTGGTCTCGGGTGGTCGTTGATCTTTCTATTTTTGGAAAAAATCTCAAAAAGGTTTATAACGAACAACGGTTTTATGAGCGCACGTTTGGCAATACGGAGGGAAAGGAGACGGTCTTTGATTTTGAGGCAAAAAAGGTTTTACACGATACCCTTCTTAAGCCTGAAGAAATGCGGGTAGAGGTCTTTACGTTTCCCACCCCAAAGGATGCGCCTTCCATGGATGTGGTGGTGACCCTTACGTATGCCCCAGTCCACGGACCACAGGATTTCCTTGAAAAAGTGGAAGAAGAAGCGGCACTCGGGCAAAAGGACAAGGCCTTTCAATCAGTCCAAATTGCCCAAAAGAAAATGAACATTCCCCTCAAAAAATAA
- a CDS encoding multiheme c-type cytochrome, producing MENLFSKNFRLLKIVPLHNRWILTALLGIFCLSGVGLGQQPSSVIGEGDESWIEEIEQVFIPSEQCKQCHDRHYEEWKGMREQTMDLKTFGRVDGALLHGTALTSPVFKTVLGLWLQTDPDQEQRTRCLSCHAPAVTVFPQHTDRIIDQVMKGGKRGKIEGISCSACHLITGIQENAYGHPTFKIESGAILYGPYAEPDENLVHPSAQADIYRGAHYCASCHFDKVKDVTRPDIPGEILKGTICQDCHMERSTGSSTSQRGALTRPIGRHWFQGIVIPGIMLSNRNLQAEWFSRVDIEAKKVNGQVEGEVLLRNGALPHTFPGGDPVLKQFYVTITLKNSDGQVIDQYQERFGRTFEELLRGPIPRPFVNGGTTRHIPFTLKVPQGTEVTLIEAAVSYSLIPEPSKALSTKFIEGLATDKERETAERIIKDYSSPRLLTFRTMSL from the coding sequence ATGGAAAATCTGTTTAGCAAAAATTTTCGGTTGTTGAAAATTGTACCCTTGCACAACCGATGGATTTTAACGGCCCTATTGGGGATTTTCTGTTTGTCTGGAGTCGGGCTTGGTCAACAGCCTAGCTCAGTTATTGGTGAGGGAGATGAATCCTGGATTGAGGAAATTGAGCAGGTTTTTATCCCTTCTGAACAATGCAAACAATGTCATGACCGGCATTATGAAGAGTGGAAGGGGATGCGTGAGCAGACCATGGATTTGAAGACCTTTGGCCGGGTGGATGGAGCTCTTCTCCATGGGACAGCTCTCACCTCACCGGTGTTCAAAACTGTCTTGGGCCTGTGGCTTCAAACCGATCCCGATCAGGAACAACGTACTCGTTGCCTTTCTTGTCATGCTCCCGCGGTGACCGTGTTCCCACAGCACACTGATCGGATTATTGATCAAGTGATGAAGGGAGGAAAGCGGGGTAAAATTGAAGGCATTAGCTGTAGTGCCTGTCATCTCATTACGGGGATTCAAGAAAATGCCTATGGACATCCCACTTTCAAAATTGAATCAGGGGCGATTCTTTACGGACCATACGCCGAACCAGATGAGAATCTCGTGCATCCCTCTGCGCAGGCGGATATTTATCGAGGAGCACATTACTGCGCATCCTGCCATTTTGATAAAGTTAAGGACGTCACTCGGCCTGATATCCCTGGGGAAATTCTGAAAGGCACGATTTGTCAGGATTGTCATATGGAGCGTTCTACGGGGAGTTCAACCTCTCAACGTGGAGCCCTCACTCGTCCAATCGGAAGGCATTGGTTTCAAGGTATTGTGATTCCTGGGATTATGCTGAGTAATAGGAATTTACAGGCCGAATGGTTTTCAAGGGTGGATATTGAAGCTAAAAAGGTTAATGGACAGGTTGAGGGAGAGGTCCTGCTACGGAATGGTGCCTTGCCTCATACATTTCCCGGTGGCGATCCAGTATTGAAGCAATTTTATGTCACGATTACGCTCAAAAATTCAGATGGACAGGTTATCGACCAATATCAGGAACGCTTTGGCCGAACATTTGAGGAACTGCTTCGCGGTCCGATCCCCAGACCATTTGTCAATGGAGGTACAACCAGGCATATTCCATTTACATTGAAAGTTCCCCAAGGTACAGAGGTTACCCTGATTGAGGCTGCAGTGAGTTATTCTCTCATTCCCGAGCCATCTAAGGCTCTTTCCACGAAATTCATCGAAGGCCTGGCCACCGATAAAGAACGGGAAACGGCAGAACGGATTATTAAAGATTATTCTTCCCCGCGGCTCCTCACGTTTCGCACCATGAGTTTATAG
- a CDS encoding radical SAM protein, with product MKISLLFPPSWHPSQPYLSVPCLSAFLEKSGVPVHQQRDLNIELLDRVLTKGFGLDIHPRLVDLVKKLEESVSGETGYGSKEHYARVVESLDRFPYLIDEIEPVKASLRSEEFYDLERYRECLFLIDRWLEVVSSLYFPTRLTVVDNQFAYSIYSSREILQAIHDESQNPYLDLYRKFFLPAFGEDLPNFVGVSITATSQIIPGLTLCKLIKEIHPDVHVTVGGSIFTRLVDNLRRCDRLFQLTDDFIVFEGETALLELINQLDGKRDFSKVPNLIWRQDGKIIVNQPFYSENLAEHPAPNYDGFPLGEYLAPHTVLPVQFSRGCYYKDCAFCALTLDHQNFRQKDPMKVVDELEALSNKYETPYFFFTDECLALSPTKRLCKELIHRGLDLQWTAELRFEKNLSRELLASMREAGCQKIVFGLETYNARLMDFMVKGITQGNVDRICSDCVDLGIAVHCYVIVGFPTETEEESLETLNFIVNNTKLHSSYGFSCQPCLFDLEKEAPIMSDPGGYGIQRIMRPASEDLSLGFFYEVKSGMTPEQAEKVYQYVYEKISEVVCELPFNYSMADGLLYITRHNKQVEVEPSRV from the coding sequence GTGAAAATTTCACTTTTATTCCCTCCAAGTTGGCATCCCTCACAGCCCTATTTGAGTGTGCCCTGCCTTTCAGCCTTTCTTGAAAAATCCGGTGTTCCTGTTCATCAGCAACGTGATTTAAATATTGAGTTACTTGATAGGGTCTTAACTAAAGGTTTTGGGTTGGATATTCATCCGCGGTTAGTTGATTTGGTGAAAAAGCTGGAAGAGTCCGTTTCTGGAGAAACCGGCTATGGGAGTAAGGAGCATTACGCTCGTGTGGTGGAATCCCTTGATCGTTTTCCTTATTTAATAGATGAAATCGAGCCAGTTAAAGCCTCCTTGCGTAGTGAAGAATTTTATGATCTTGAGCGGTACCGAGAATGCCTCTTTTTGATTGATCGGTGGTTGGAAGTTGTCTCTTCCCTATATTTCCCGACCAGGCTGACGGTAGTTGACAACCAATTTGCGTATTCTATCTATTCTTCACGCGAAATTCTTCAAGCTATCCATGATGAAAGCCAAAACCCCTATCTGGATCTTTACCGGAAATTCTTTCTTCCTGCCTTTGGTGAAGACCTTCCAAACTTTGTCGGGGTCTCCATTACCGCAACATCACAGATTATCCCTGGGTTAACCCTTTGTAAATTAATTAAGGAAATTCATCCTGATGTTCATGTAACCGTCGGGGGAAGTATTTTCACCAGGTTGGTTGATAATCTCAGGCGATGTGATCGGTTATTCCAATTGACTGATGATTTCATTGTTTTTGAAGGAGAAACAGCCCTGTTGGAACTGATAAATCAGTTAGATGGAAAAAGAGATTTCAGTAAAGTACCAAATCTCATTTGGCGGCAAGATGGAAAAATCATAGTGAATCAGCCATTTTACTCGGAAAACCTCGCGGAGCATCCAGCACCGAATTATGATGGGTTTCCTTTGGGAGAATATTTAGCGCCCCATACAGTGTTGCCAGTACAATTTTCTAGAGGGTGCTATTATAAGGATTGCGCTTTTTGTGCACTGACTTTAGATCATCAGAATTTTCGTCAAAAGGATCCGATGAAAGTTGTTGATGAATTGGAAGCCTTATCCAATAAATATGAAACACCGTATTTTTTCTTTACTGATGAGTGCCTGGCACTTTCACCAACTAAACGGTTGTGTAAGGAACTCATTCATCGAGGGTTGGATTTACAGTGGACGGCCGAGTTGAGATTTGAGAAGAATTTATCTCGTGAGTTACTGGCCTCCATGCGTGAGGCAGGATGTCAGAAAATTGTCTTTGGATTGGAAACCTATAATGCCAGGCTGATGGATTTTATGGTGAAGGGGATCACCCAAGGAAATGTTGATCGAATCTGTTCCGATTGTGTTGACCTTGGAATTGCGGTGCATTGCTACGTGATCGTGGGATTTCCGACTGAAACGGAAGAAGAGTCCTTGGAAACATTGAATTTTATTGTCAATAATACAAAGCTGCATTCTTCCTATGGATTTTCCTGTCAACCTTGTCTGTTTGATCTAGAAAAGGAAGCCCCCATTATGAGTGATCCAGGGGGATATGGGATTCAACGAATAATGCGGCCAGCTTCGGAAGATCTGAGCTTAGGGTTCTTTTATGAAGTAAAATCAGGCATGACTCCGGAGCAAGCTGAAAAAGTGTACCAATACGTGTATGAAAAGATCAGTGAAGTTGTGTGTGAATTACCATTTAATTACTCCATGGCGGATGGGTTGCTATATATCACCCGCCATAACAAACAGGTTGAGGTGGAACCCTCTAGGGTTTAG
- a CDS encoding Gfo/Idh/MocA family oxidoreductase: MKPIPLGLIGVGRHGSRYLHHLLSIETGGKLIAISRKNMEEGIRLATEYPLRFYPNYHDLLADPAIQAVLIVTPPSLHLPIALEAIQHGKAVLLEKPLALNQIQSSQIVEAATKAKVPVMTAQTLRYEPAIRQLQAFASSLGQWQYLVCTMRFESRSALPGKNPSWINYGALMEFGIHLLDLVRVLTQDEIHSVSADISRPGADDPENRAFIKLVTQKGLPCYLDISRVSQGRVTRAEIMGSYGQAFADWTTNIVRKISRGSEILDHSCPPSATLIEVLRDFCQAIRTGGPMPVTAEDGLRAVELADACYRSAQTGKPVFLN; the protein is encoded by the coding sequence ATGAAACCGATTCCCCTTGGATTGATTGGCGTAGGACGACACGGCTCCCGTTACCTTCATCATTTGCTCTCCATCGAGACGGGAGGAAAATTGATTGCCATCAGCCGAAAAAACATGGAAGAAGGCATTCGACTCGCCACAGAATACCCTCTCCGCTTTTACCCGAACTATCACGATCTCTTAGCCGATCCGGCTATTCAGGCCGTTCTGATCGTGACCCCTCCCTCACTCCATCTTCCCATTGCATTAGAAGCCATTCAACATGGCAAAGCGGTTCTTCTGGAAAAACCCCTCGCTCTGAACCAAATCCAGAGCAGCCAAATCGTTGAGGCCGCCACCAAAGCTAAAGTCCCTGTAATGACTGCTCAGACTCTGCGGTATGAGCCAGCGATACGCCAATTGCAAGCCTTCGCCTCATCCTTAGGCCAATGGCAATATCTTGTTTGCACCATGCGATTCGAATCCCGCTCAGCATTGCCGGGAAAAAACCCGTCATGGATCAATTATGGGGCCCTCATGGAGTTTGGGATTCACTTGCTGGATCTGGTCCGTGTCCTCACTCAGGATGAGATCCATTCGGTCTCGGCTGACATTAGTCGGCCTGGGGCCGATGACCCCGAAAATCGGGCTTTCATTAAACTGGTTACGCAAAAAGGACTTCCCTGTTACCTCGATATTTCACGCGTAAGCCAGGGACGAGTCACCCGCGCAGAAATTATGGGGTCATATGGCCAAGCATTCGCCGATTGGACGACCAACATCGTTCGAAAAATTTCCAGGGGCAGCGAGATATTAGACCATTCCTGCCCTCCCAGTGCCACGTTAATTGAAGTACTTCGAGACTTTTGTCAGGCGATTCGAACTGGAGGACCGATGCCCGTTACTGCGGAAGATGGGTTACGAGCAGTCGAACTTGCCGATGCGTGTTACCGATCAGCACAAACCGGGAAACCCGTTTTCCTCAATTAA
- the tatA gene encoding twin-arginine translocase TatA/TatE family subunit has translation MFGSLGFTELILILMIVLIIFGAGKLPQLGEGVGKAIKGFKKSVHEAEAYDLDPQTKAENTASANHGNPQAQISQPMQTVQTETVPPIQTEAANPAPQEQVPASSKA, from the coding sequence ATGTTCGGAAGCTTAGGATTTACAGAATTAATTCTCATCCTCATGATTGTGCTGATCATTTTTGGGGCGGGGAAATTGCCGCAATTGGGCGAAGGGGTTGGAAAAGCGATTAAAGGTTTCAAAAAATCTGTCCATGAGGCAGAGGCGTATGACCTGGACCCCCAAACCAAGGCCGAAAACACAGCCTCAGCCAACCATGGCAATCCTCAAGCACAAATTTCACAGCCTATGCAAACTGTCCAGACTGAAACGGTTCCCCCAATCCAAACGGAGGCAGCAAACCCTGCTCCACAAGAACAGGTTCCTGCGTCTTCTAAAGCCTAG
- a CDS encoding PDZ domain-containing protein — protein MRIFLSILCLWFGLIALQAKTFGQLPNENMTEEKAMILAEQFGIDVGEVDEEIKKILGLTKAEGVVVYAVIGGSPAELSGIKVKAIIKEVDKYEIKTLVDLGTALEQTLPTKNFTVATYEPADPENQGVTGGLNFHFVRILQD, from the coding sequence ATGCGAATTTTCTTAAGTATTTTGTGCCTGTGGTTTGGATTGATTGCCCTCCAAGCAAAGACATTTGGGCAGCTTCCAAATGAGAATATGACCGAAGAAAAAGCCATGATATTGGCCGAACAATTTGGAATTGATGTGGGGGAAGTAGACGAGGAAATCAAGAAAATTCTTGGATTGACTAAAGCTGAAGGGGTTGTAGTGTATGCCGTCATAGGAGGGTCTCCTGCCGAATTATCAGGAATAAAGGTGAAAGCGATCATTAAGGAAGTTGATAAGTATGAAATCAAAACCCTTGTAGATTTGGGAACGGCCTTGGAACAGACCCTCCCCACAAAGAATTTTACTGTCGCCACCTATGAACCTGCAGATCCAGAGAATCAAGGGGTTACCGGCGGGCTTAATTTCCATTTTGTACGAATTCTTCAGGATTAA
- a CDS encoding tetratricopeptide repeat protein has protein sequence MEEQSAASQTMEPQSGETTTEERPLTVDEEIAEIEKLLSEEPDDFQARCRLGELYFNKGRMDEALAEVKKSIEMAEGIRVEMDRSLAMYYSNLGTIYGTKGMLEEATAQFKRALELNPYDVLALFNVGRLYNDKNAFLEAKEYFERLIEISPEDPIAWYNLAGVYEKLDDPNISDFNTLDMAMQAYMKVLQFDPSNLESSFKLMEIALNLKKSDLAVKIMEDAVENNPDEPLAYYNLINTYEKCKMFEQAEEARNRLKDRFSKRSREMVKK, from the coding sequence ATGGAAGAACAAAGTGCTGCAAGCCAAACGATGGAACCGCAGTCTGGCGAGACGACCACAGAAGAACGCCCATTAACGGTTGATGAGGAAATTGCAGAGATTGAAAAGTTGTTGAGCGAGGAGCCGGACGACTTTCAAGCACGGTGTCGATTGGGCGAGCTCTATTTCAATAAAGGCCGGATGGATGAAGCTTTGGCAGAAGTAAAGAAGTCGATTGAGATGGCAGAAGGCATTCGGGTAGAAATGGATCGGTCTCTGGCCATGTACTATTCGAACCTTGGAACGATTTATGGAACGAAGGGGATGCTGGAGGAGGCTACGGCTCAATTTAAACGAGCATTGGAATTAAACCCCTATGATGTACTTGCTCTTTTTAATGTCGGCCGACTCTATAATGATAAAAATGCATTTTTAGAGGCCAAGGAGTATTTCGAACGTCTGATTGAAATTTCACCTGAGGATCCCATTGCCTGGTATAATTTGGCCGGAGTCTATGAAAAATTAGATGACCCTAATATCTCCGACTTTAATACGTTAGACATGGCAATGCAGGCTTATATGAAAGTACTCCAGTTTGATCCAAGTAATTTGGAATCGAGTTTTAAGCTTATGGAAATTGCCTTAAATCTCAAGAAATCAGATCTGGCAGTTAAAATAATGGAAGATGCCGTTGAAAATAATCCTGATGAACCATTGGCCTATTATAATCTGATTAACACCTATGAAAAGTGTAAGATGTTTGAGCAAGCGGAAGAGGCCAGAAATCGTCTCAAAGATCGGTTTAGCAAGCGTTCGAGAGAAATGGTAAAAAAGTGA
- a CDS encoding ethylbenzene dehydrogenase-related protein, which translates to MSTIHAKKRIALFVVFAVVVLFGLTWYQVPLVSSQGMVVLAHFSKGEVPTHPSDSAWESVAPLPVPLSGQIITRPVWPEPSARALSIRSIHNGKDIAFLLEWQDATINESLTPGVFRDGVALALPLGDAPAFFCMGQLDHYVNIWHWKADWQSDVDRRAERAKESKREKSGPRRFEVIPRRPSSVEDLVGGGFSTLTSKEQQGRIQGQAEWKNGLWRVVMKRPLTSTGDDLDNEAMLVPGRMQAIAFAVWNGENKERNGQKSVASWMQLLIDPVPLSQNGPGVMESTHRSS; encoded by the coding sequence TTGAGCACAATTCACGCCAAAAAACGGATTGCTTTGTTTGTGGTTTTTGCTGTGGTGGTTTTATTCGGATTGACTTGGTATCAAGTCCCCCTTGTCAGTTCACAGGGCATGGTTGTTCTTGCCCATTTTTCAAAAGGGGAAGTCCCTACCCATCCTTCCGATTCCGCGTGGGAATCCGTGGCTCCTCTCCCTGTTCCTCTCAGTGGCCAAATCATTACCAGACCGGTTTGGCCTGAGCCCAGTGCACGAGCTCTCTCCATCCGATCAATTCATAACGGGAAAGACATTGCGTTTTTACTGGAATGGCAAGATGCCACAATTAATGAATCGTTGACGCCTGGGGTCTTCAGGGATGGGGTTGCATTAGCTCTTCCTCTGGGAGATGCACCGGCCTTTTTTTGCATGGGGCAACTCGATCATTATGTGAATATTTGGCATTGGAAAGCGGATTGGCAGAGCGATGTGGACCGACGTGCCGAGCGAGCCAAAGAATCCAAGCGTGAGAAATCAGGTCCTCGTCGGTTTGAAGTGATCCCGCGTCGGCCCTCATCGGTCGAGGACCTCGTAGGAGGGGGTTTTAGCACCCTAACGAGCAAGGAACAGCAGGGACGCATTCAAGGGCAAGCGGAGTGGAAAAACGGTTTATGGCGAGTGGTCATGAAACGGCCCCTGACCTCCACTGGAGATGATTTGGACAATGAAGCAATGCTGGTTCCCGGGCGAATGCAAGCCATAGCCTTTGCGGTTTGGAATGGAGAAAATAAGGAGCGGAATGGGCAAAAGTCGGTTGCCTCCTGGATGCAATTACTCATTGATCCGGTTCCACTATCACAAAATGGGCCAGGGGTAATGGAATCCACGCATAGGTCATCATGA
- a CDS encoding ethylbenzene dehydrogenase-related protein, translating to MRLVQTRNKRLVFGVLLSVLVVCVGLTMGQIPLAVSQPVTIPVGKITGPIPMDAANPVWESVPGIVAPLSGQTITTPMHPNISVKTVMIKMATNGEEIGVWANWGDQTLNNTTIGPQDFRDQVAVQFPVQSAGAPPFQCMGQSGGTVNIWRWNAEWQKDLGAGVAGMWDVDNQYPSIAWDYYYEEPAGGVTYPDRIGRSLGPFNPGIWSGNIMSDPNLRLGSVEDLNANGFSTLTTQASQDVVGNGLWEPYGSLKGGCCSGPTWRVVMKRSLKTQDPNDVQFAAGASFPVAFAVWDGSNVERNGMKGISTWFTAQMPN from the coding sequence ATGAGATTGGTGCAGACGCGTAACAAACGACTGGTGTTTGGCGTTCTTCTGTCTGTCTTAGTGGTCTGTGTAGGTTTGACCATGGGACAGATTCCGCTGGCCGTCTCGCAACCGGTAACGATTCCGGTTGGCAAAATTACTGGCCCAATCCCTATGGATGCGGCAAATCCTGTATGGGAATCAGTGCCTGGAATCGTTGCTCCATTAAGTGGGCAGACGATAACGACCCCAATGCATCCGAACATCTCAGTGAAAACTGTGATGATCAAAATGGCAACAAATGGCGAAGAAATCGGAGTTTGGGCCAACTGGGGTGATCAAACATTAAATAATACCACCATTGGTCCTCAAGATTTCAGGGATCAAGTGGCGGTGCAATTCCCGGTGCAATCTGCAGGGGCTCCTCCATTCCAATGTATGGGACAGTCTGGTGGGACGGTCAACATATGGCGTTGGAATGCGGAATGGCAAAAAGATCTTGGTGCTGGCGTAGCAGGCATGTGGGATGTTGACAATCAATATCCATCCATTGCCTGGGATTATTACTATGAAGAGCCAGCTGGTGGTGTGACCTATCCTGACCGAATTGGTCGGAGCCTTGGGCCATTTAACCCAGGAATTTGGTCTGGCAACATTATGTCAGATCCTAACCTGCGGTTGGGATCAGTCGAAGATTTGAATGCAAATGGATTTAGCACGTTGACAACCCAAGCGTCACAAGACGTGGTGGGAAATGGATTATGGGAGCCGTATGGATCATTGAAGGGTGGCTGCTGCAGCGGCCCAACCTGGCGGGTGGTTATGAAGCGAAGCCTCAAAACCCAAGACCCCAATGATGTTCAATTCGCGGCAGGTGCCAGCTTCCCGGTAGCTTTTGCAGTCTGGGACGGTTCCAACGTAGAAAGAAACGGAATGAAAGGGATTTCCACTTGGTTCACGGCTCAAATGCCAAACTAA
- the ilvD gene encoding dihydroxy-acid dehydratase translates to MSKTLKKNSLVLTEGPDRAPARAMLRAVGLTDEDFTRPLIAIANTWSEITPCNYHLRDLAASVKQGIREAGGTPIEFNTIVVSDGISMGTEGMKASLISREVVADSIELVVRGHLFDGVIALSGCDKTIPGCVMALARLNLPSIMLYGGSIMPGEFHGKPVSIQDVFEAVGSHAKGKVTTEELIELERRACPGAGACGGQFTANTMSIAFEFLGISPMGFNGVPALDPKKHQVAKECGKILINLLKNDLRPRDIITRSALENAIAAIATTGGSTNGVLHLLALAHEMSLPLNIDDFDTINRQVPLLADLKPGGQFMAADLYQAGGTPLVAKWLLESGHLHGDQMTVTGRTLAEEAFSAKETPGQKVLFSPSHPIKPTGGLVILKGNLAPEGCVVKVAGHAKLAHHGPAKVFDCEEDAFQAVQKGKIVPGDVVVIRYEGPQGGPGMREMLGVTSAIVGAGLGESVALLTDGRFSGATFGFMAGHVAPEAAKGGPIAAVQNGDLINIDITARRLDVELSDQDIQSRLAKWNPPAPRYTTGVLAKYAKMVSSASLGAVTS, encoded by the coding sequence ATGTCAAAAACCTTGAAAAAAAATAGCCTTGTCCTGACTGAGGGACCCGACCGTGCCCCCGCTCGTGCGATGCTCAGGGCCGTCGGCTTGACCGACGAAGACTTTACCAGGCCCCTTATCGCGATCGCCAATACCTGGTCTGAAATCACTCCTTGCAATTATCATCTCCGCGATCTCGCAGCAAGTGTGAAGCAAGGGATTCGTGAGGCGGGAGGGACCCCTATCGAATTCAACACGATCGTGGTCTCAGACGGCATCAGCATGGGGACGGAGGGCATGAAAGCCTCCTTGATTAGTCGGGAAGTAGTGGCAGACTCCATTGAATTAGTGGTTCGAGGACATCTGTTTGACGGAGTCATTGCCTTATCAGGTTGCGACAAAACCATTCCGGGATGCGTGATGGCCCTGGCCCGTCTGAATCTTCCATCAATCATGCTCTATGGAGGCTCCATCATGCCTGGAGAATTCCATGGAAAACCTGTGTCGATCCAGGATGTCTTTGAAGCCGTCGGATCACACGCCAAAGGGAAAGTGACAACGGAGGAGCTGATTGAATTAGAACGCCGAGCCTGTCCAGGAGCCGGCGCGTGCGGTGGTCAATTTACGGCGAATACCATGTCAATTGCGTTTGAGTTTTTAGGAATTTCCCCAATGGGATTCAATGGCGTGCCAGCCCTCGACCCCAAAAAGCACCAAGTGGCCAAGGAATGCGGAAAAATCCTGATCAATCTCCTGAAAAATGATCTTCGCCCCAGGGATATTATTACTCGCTCCGCATTGGAAAACGCCATCGCGGCAATCGCCACTACCGGTGGATCCACCAATGGCGTTCTCCATCTTTTAGCCCTGGCACATGAAATGTCACTCCCATTAAATATTGATGATTTTGATACTATTAACCGCCAAGTCCCGCTCCTGGCTGACCTGAAACCAGGGGGTCAGTTCATGGCAGCCGATCTCTATCAAGCAGGAGGAACCCCGTTGGTGGCAAAGTGGCTTTTGGAATCTGGCCATCTCCATGGGGACCAAATGACTGTCACAGGACGAACCTTAGCTGAAGAAGCTTTCTCAGCCAAGGAAACTCCCGGTCAAAAAGTTCTCTTTTCCCCTTCTCATCCAATTAAACCAACGGGAGGGCTTGTGATACTGAAAGGCAATCTTGCCCCGGAAGGTTGTGTCGTCAAGGTAGCGGGGCATGCCAAATTAGCCCACCATGGACCCGCCAAAGTCTTCGATTGCGAAGAGGATGCGTTTCAGGCAGTCCAAAAAGGCAAAATCGTGCCAGGAGACGTGGTCGTTATCCGCTATGAAGGACCACAAGGAGGACCAGGGATGCGGGAGATGTTAGGCGTGACGAGTGCTATTGTTGGGGCAGGGTTAGGCGAATCAGTCGCCCTTTTGACGGACGGACGGTTTTCAGGAGCCACCTTTGGCTTCATGGCTGGACACGTCGCCCCAGAGGCCGCGAAAGGCGGACCAATTGCGGCAGTTCAAAACGGAGACCTGATTAATATAGACATTACTGCACGACGTTTGGATGTTGAACTATCAGATCAAGACATTCAATCCCGTCTGGCAAAATGGAATCCACCGGCACCACGATATACAACCGGCGTGCTAGCCAAATATGCCAAGATGGTTTCCTCCGCATCTCTGGGAGCCGTGACTTCCTAA